A genomic window from Brassica oleracea var. oleracea cultivar TO1000 chromosome C8, BOL, whole genome shotgun sequence includes:
- the LOC106308753 gene encoding DNA mismatch repair protein MSH4-like has translation MEDDGGERSSFVAGLIENRAKEVGMAAFDLRSASLHLSQYIETSSSYQNTKTLLRFYDPCVIIVPPNKLAADGMVGVSELVDRCYSTVRKVVFARGCFDDTKGAVLIQNLAAEEPLALGLDTYYKQHYLSLELDPHARV, from the exons ATGGAAGACGACGGTGGAGAGAGATCGAGCTTCGTCGCTGGACTAATCGAGAACAGAGCCAAAGAG GTTGGAATGGCTGCGTTTGATTTAAGATCCGCTTCACTGCATCTATCTCAGTATATAGAGACGAGCAGCTCGTATCAAAACACGAAGACGCTGCTGCGTTTCTATGATCCTTGTGTGATTATTGTTCCTCCCAACAAACTTGCCGCCGATGGCATGGTTGGGGTTTCAGAATTGGTGGATAGATGTTACAGCACCGTCAGGAAG GTTGTGTTTGCTCGTGGCTGTTTCGATGACACCAAG GGTGCCGTGCTAATACAAAACTTGGCTGCAGAGGAACCTTTGGCTCTTGGTTTAGACACTTACTATAAGCAGCATTATCTATCACTAGAACTTGACCCGCACGCCCGTGTATAA